A part of Geothrix oryzae genomic DNA contains:
- a CDS encoding methyltransferase, with protein MDRSSRNRLTEKLLPQFAGDTLFDALARAVCRAGCLPRKELYEAWEVARRVRRRFRGRRVVDLACGHGLVAQVLLLLDDTSPSAVAVDQRIPKSAAALEAALCQDWPRLQGRVRYLESDLREVPLFRDDLIVSAHACGGLTDLILARAVEVGACVAVLPCCHDLQKADLGGLEGWLDGPLAIDATRAARLRFQGYRVFTQVIPGDITPKNRLLMAQPEEARPGWANLHP; from the coding sequence ATGGATCGTTCCTCTCGCAATCGGCTGACGGAAAAGCTGCTTCCCCAATTTGCAGGGGACACTCTGTTCGACGCCCTTGCGAGGGCCGTCTGCCGTGCGGGTTGCCTGCCGCGCAAGGAGCTCTACGAGGCCTGGGAAGTGGCTCGAAGGGTGCGGCGCCGCTTCCGGGGGAGGCGGGTGGTGGACCTGGCCTGTGGCCACGGCCTGGTGGCCCAGGTCCTCCTCCTGCTCGATGATACTTCCCCCTCGGCTGTGGCCGTGGATCAGCGGATCCCGAAAAGCGCCGCCGCGCTGGAGGCGGCGCTGTGTCAGGACTGGCCGCGGCTGCAGGGCCGGGTCAGGTACCTCGAGTCCGATCTGCGGGAGGTGCCCCTGTTCCGGGATGATCTGATCGTCTCGGCCCATGCCTGCGGTGGGCTCACCGACCTGATCCTGGCGCGGGCAGTGGAGGTCGGGGCCTGCGTGGCGGTCCTGCCCTGCTGCCACGATCTCCAGAAGGCTGATCTGGGTGGCTTGGAGGGCTGGCTGGATGGCCCGCTGGCCATCGATGCCACCCGTGCCGCACGGCTGCGCTTCCAGGGGTACCGGGTGTTCACGCAGGTGATCCCCGGAGACATCACGCCCAAAAACAGGCTGCTCATGGCCCAACCGGAGGAGGCCCGGCCTGGTTGGGCGAACCTCCATCCATGA
- a CDS encoding PaaI family thioesterase — protein sequence MTDLQERIATSFQAQGLMTTLGAELVRVAEGEVHIALPFSERLSQQHGFVHAGAITSILDSACGYAALTKAPPGCEVVTAEFKINLLRPALGDRFLAIGKVQNAGWSLTVCTGEVQAFSGDGSAPKVVALMQATIANLRPPA from the coding sequence ATGACCGACCTTCAGGAACGGATCGCCACCAGCTTCCAGGCCCAGGGTCTGATGACCACGCTCGGGGCGGAGCTGGTCCGGGTCGCGGAGGGCGAGGTGCACATCGCGCTGCCTTTTTCGGAGCGGCTGTCGCAGCAGCACGGCTTCGTCCATGCGGGCGCCATCACCAGCATCCTCGACAGCGCCTGCGGGTACGCGGCGCTGACGAAGGCCCCGCCGGGCTGCGAGGTCGTCACCGCCGAGTTCAAGATCAACCTCCTGCGGCCCGCCCTCGGGGACCGCTTCCTGGCCATCGGCAAGGTGCAGAACGCGGGCTGGTCGCTCACGGTCTGCACGGGCGAGGTCCAGGCTTTCTCCGGGGATGGATCCGCTCCCAAGGTGGTGGCGCTCATGCAGGCCACCATCGCCAACCTGCGGCCTCCGGCCTGA
- a CDS encoding HEAT repeat domain-containing protein gives MKQPSFEIFLDRLDPTSRTDQLAFFRTVAEAGPAAVEELAGRVRRVSCPAGLKQLTLEFAYYYPWEDWLPVLDRLLRHENDLARFESGVRALGRMGTPAAIGILKELAQGRATPGFREAVEVVLGESDPAEAFQHHFSRLLQGSAQPADANEGAHQLENLLTPDSLEALKEAVNHPDLLVFRHALRLVGLVPSEAAADFLLDYLQETHLDALEDREARALLAAFRNLPRTEVQAQALQALAARWGERHPEAVADLASGQADRIRAGAAALREDHPGIRDAFLLDALLAATEEKPTHLARFLGQAGDAAQHRTRRLDFAIDAAAQGLTALASQGFIEAARLLPGLAESLRQTTGHAGVAGALAQVVPPDALDLLDLLLDAPDGALRAAAVELLGARKDPALRPALLRAQRDAIADIADRSLWHLGQLPDPAGTARAFLAEPDPEQVQVGLRFAAMHRLQELVPDLLGLVEAESREAVLVAALEALGAIGAPEAADPLLGLLHSGQAPRIQIALAEALRDLGSAEGALGLCAKARELNVPVLHAVAVEALARIHGDPERPLSAPATAALIRAVQGGWSDRNPWPLRRRMADALLTIHAEDPDLWTELSDLFQGALAEKRPPGEVSPDDLARLQACARSLALLATL, from the coding sequence ATGAAGCAACCTTCTTTCGAAATCTTCCTGGACCGGCTCGATCCGACCTCGCGGACCGATCAGCTCGCCTTCTTCCGCACCGTCGCCGAGGCGGGTCCCGCGGCCGTGGAGGAGCTGGCCGGCCGCGTCCGCCGGGTCTCCTGCCCGGCCGGCCTGAAGCAGCTCACCTTGGAGTTCGCCTACTACTACCCCTGGGAGGACTGGCTCCCCGTGCTGGATCGCCTGCTCCGGCACGAGAACGATCTGGCGCGCTTCGAGTCGGGCGTGCGCGCGCTCGGGCGGATGGGGACGCCCGCCGCCATCGGCATTCTGAAGGAACTGGCCCAGGGCCGCGCGACGCCGGGCTTCCGCGAAGCCGTCGAGGTGGTGCTCGGCGAATCCGATCCCGCCGAGGCCTTCCAGCACCACTTCTCCCGGCTCCTGCAGGGCAGCGCCCAGCCCGCCGATGCCAACGAGGGCGCCCATCAGCTCGAGAACCTGCTCACGCCGGACAGCCTGGAGGCCCTCAAGGAGGCCGTGAACCACCCGGATCTCCTGGTGTTCCGCCATGCGCTCCGCCTCGTGGGATTGGTGCCCTCCGAAGCGGCCGCGGATTTCCTGCTGGATTACCTGCAGGAGACGCATCTGGATGCCCTGGAGGACCGCGAGGCCCGGGCCCTCCTCGCCGCTTTCCGCAACCTCCCCCGGACCGAGGTCCAGGCGCAGGCGCTCCAGGCCCTCGCAGCGCGCTGGGGGGAACGCCACCCCGAGGCCGTGGCGGACCTGGCTTCCGGCCAGGCCGATCGCATCCGGGCCGGGGCCGCCGCGCTCCGCGAAGACCATCCGGGGATCCGGGATGCCTTCCTCCTGGACGCGCTCCTCGCCGCCACCGAAGAGAAACCCACCCACCTGGCGCGCTTCCTGGGCCAGGCCGGCGACGCGGCCCAGCACCGGACCCGGCGCCTCGACTTCGCCATCGACGCCGCGGCCCAGGGGCTCACGGCCCTCGCCAGTCAGGGCTTCATCGAGGCTGCCCGCCTGCTGCCCGGCCTCGCGGAATCCTTGCGGCAGACCACGGGCCACGCCGGGGTGGCCGGTGCCCTGGCCCAGGTGGTGCCCCCCGACGCCCTGGATCTGCTCGACCTGCTGCTGGACGCCCCCGACGGCGCCCTCCGCGCCGCCGCCGTGGAGCTCCTGGGCGCACGGAAGGACCCGGCCCTGCGGCCCGCGCTGCTCAGGGCCCAGCGGGATGCCATCGCCGACATCGCCGACCGAAGCCTCTGGCACCTGGGCCAGCTGCCGGATCCTGCGGGAACGGCGCGGGCCTTTCTCGCCGAACCCGACCCCGAGCAGGTCCAGGTGGGTCTCCGCTTCGCCGCCATGCACCGGCTGCAGGAGCTGGTGCCGGATCTCCTCGGCCTCGTGGAGGCGGAAAGCCGCGAAGCCGTGCTCGTCGCCGCCCTGGAGGCCCTGGGCGCCATCGGCGCTCCCGAGGCGGCGGACCCCCTCCTGGGGCTTCTGCATTCCGGTCAGGCGCCGCGCATCCAGATCGCCCTCGCGGAGGCCCTTCGCGACCTGGGCAGCGCCGAGGGGGCCCTCGGACTCTGCGCCAAGGCCCGCGAGCTGAATGTTCCGGTGCTGCACGCGGTGGCCGTGGAGGCCCTCGCCCGGATCCACGGCGATCCGGAACGGCCCCTGTCCGCCCCCGCCACGGCGGCCCTCATCCGGGCCGTCCAGGGCGGCTGGTCCGACCGGAATCCCTGGCCCCTGCGCCGCCGCATGGCCGACGCCCTGCTGACCATCCACGCGGAGGATCCGGACCTCTGGACCGAACTGTCGGACCTCTTCCAGGGGGCCCTCGCCGAAAAGCGGCCGCCCGGCGAAGTCTCCCCCGATGACCTGGCCCGCCTCCAGGCCTGCGCCCGGTCGCTGGCGCTGCTGGCCACGCTCTGA
- a CDS encoding PilZ domain-containing protein, with product MSIEHEQRKYPRLSTTSRVYGLRFRAKGVDVQDCRLVNLSAGGCGVEIQMADARNLEVGDVLEALYLDHPDMPLVPLSAVVLRMLGKVPGKTLGYVLVGMEFRGITPFVRDLIADHVAAQLARE from the coding sequence ATGTCCATCGAGCACGAGCAGCGGAAATACCCCCGCCTGAGCACCACCAGCCGCGTGTACGGACTCCGCTTCCGGGCCAAGGGCGTCGATGTCCAGGACTGCCGCCTGGTGAATCTCAGCGCCGGAGGCTGCGGCGTGGAGATCCAGATGGCCGATGCCCGGAATCTGGAGGTGGGGGATGTCCTGGAGGCCCTCTACCTGGATCATCCCGACATGCCCCTGGTGCCCCTCTCCGCCGTGGTCCTGCGGATGCTCGGCAAGGTGCCGGGCAAGACCCTCGGTTATGTCCTCGTGGGCATGGAGTTCCGGGGCATCACCCCCTTCGTGCGCGATCTCATCGCCGACCATGTGGCCGCCCAGCTCGCCCGTGAATGA
- the mtgA gene encoding monofunctional biosynthetic peptidoglycan transglycosylase — translation MAKTKRGWMRRLLVGLGWAVGLFLAFNLVLVLVFRFVPVPVSGLMVQRRIESWSSDKPYVSHHRWVPLEEISPSLGAAVIAAEDQNFTDHFGFDWQAIEKAVQHNEHSRRKRGASTVSQQTAKNLFLWSSRSWTRKGLEAWFTLLIEAGWSKKRILEVYLNIVEFGDGVYGAEAAARTFFGKSARRLTASEAALLAAVLPNPRKFRANAPSEYIRGRQSWILNQMRHLGGEQVVKDLEAKL, via the coding sequence ATGGCGAAGACGAAGCGTGGCTGGATGCGACGGCTCCTGGTGGGGCTGGGCTGGGCGGTGGGCCTGTTCCTGGCCTTCAACCTCGTCCTGGTGCTGGTCTTCCGGTTCGTGCCGGTGCCGGTCTCGGGCCTGATGGTGCAGCGGCGCATCGAATCGTGGTCCAGCGACAAGCCCTATGTCTCGCACCACCGCTGGGTCCCCCTGGAGGAGATCTCGCCCAGTCTGGGCGCGGCGGTGATCGCGGCGGAGGATCAGAACTTCACGGATCATTTCGGCTTCGACTGGCAGGCCATCGAGAAGGCCGTCCAGCACAACGAGCACAGCCGCCGGAAGCGGGGCGCCTCTACGGTATCCCAGCAGACGGCGAAGAACCTCTTCCTGTGGAGCAGCCGCTCCTGGACCCGCAAGGGCCTGGAAGCCTGGTTCACGCTGCTGATCGAGGCGGGCTGGTCGAAGAAGCGGATCCTGGAGGTCTACCTGAACATCGTGGAGTTCGGCGATGGCGTCTACGGCGCCGAGGCCGCGGCGCGCACCTTCTTCGGCAAGTCCGCCCGGCGGCTTACCGCCAGCGAAGCCGCCCTGCTGGCGGCCGTGCTGCCCAACCCCCGCAAGTTCCGCGCGAACGCCCCCAGCGAGTACATCCGGGGCCGCCAGAGCTGGATTCTCAACCAGATGCGGCACCTGGGCGGCGAGCAGGTGGTGAAGGACCTCGAGGCCAAACTCTAG
- a CDS encoding ligand-binding sensor domain-containing diguanylate cyclase translates to MRVPLPRILRILLLACLALVAQAVGIPASGRMVFRAYGPSEGLEHTSLTTLAQDATGFLWMGTEGGAYRFDGTSFRLWSLPEGLPSAWVRTFGPAPDGSLWIGTRAGLCVLREGRIHPLEPGDPLASARIHHILHDSKGQIWVAAESGLFRSIGRGQRFAPVQGWPGGPAYSLALGPHGLWVGGASVLRYRDEDAVWRTYAAPEGVPAESVKALLMGPTGTLWARTPSQLRVLRPGAARLLPPSRNLPPLAVSFYEETLSSDGQGGVFVPTAKGLLIFQESGIWKRLDETRGLPSGWANQALVDRTGNLWVASLGLHRLQGGGTWENFTRLDGLPADNTWGLVRDRAGVLWIGTSNGLARMRPRGPGHPAPLGPEAYAPGAGLVLYVLKEAPDGAIWGAGEHPFLVRVSPDRSRLTRIPLPPSPGLAVPVALAFDPAGSLWIGTSNDGLWRLTDPSGHASFQRAEIPGAGDLGQITALHLDARSRLWVATGRGLACLDQGRWRLWGRDIGLRNAPLWALAPLSDGTAWIGYLEPMGLTRVDLKGEAPRVIEQKTRRDGLASDSVYSLAVDPSDHLWVGGPRGVQRLDERGGRLFRREDGLAGTDCNPFATWADADGGVWFGSTAGLLHHHDAEGPLPGRWPAAILVSITLGSRQWDRPMTGEGTLGTVPYGERTLSARFSSLAFEHEGRLRFQGRLVGLEDTWIDLPGRELRYPALPPGTYRLEVRALLEDGGPGPVASAAFQVLPPWWLRWWAWLIWGGLALSLGVAGLGWRVRWLRHRNEELKVLVHQRTEALELSNLALTTISTTDHLTGLRNRRYLAEELPSVLALALRTRRERAGSEPATDACIVFAMLDLDHFKRVNDTWSHAAGDLALKQVADVLKHEARESDFLIRWGGEEILFVGHTSDLEGAAAVVSRLHQAIRNHPFDLGLPTPISLTCSIGYSLFPFQPDHLEGASWEDQVRVADRCLYAAKRSGRDGWVGVAGRPGSAPGLAQRFDQAPSLCVQGGTVDLLSGPWKVMSLHWD, encoded by the coding sequence ATGCGCGTACCCCTCCCCCGAATCCTGCGAATCCTCCTGCTCGCCTGCCTGGCCCTGGTCGCCCAGGCCGTGGGCATTCCGGCCTCCGGACGCATGGTCTTCCGCGCCTACGGCCCCTCTGAAGGCCTGGAGCACACCAGCCTCACGACCCTGGCCCAGGACGCGACGGGCTTCCTCTGGATGGGCACCGAAGGGGGCGCCTACCGTTTCGACGGCACCAGCTTCCGGCTCTGGAGCCTGCCCGAGGGCCTGCCCTCGGCCTGGGTGCGCACCTTCGGGCCCGCCCCCGACGGCAGCCTGTGGATCGGCACGCGCGCCGGGCTGTGCGTGCTGCGCGAGGGGCGCATCCACCCTCTGGAGCCGGGCGATCCGCTGGCCTCCGCCCGGATCCATCACATCCTCCACGACTCCAAGGGCCAGATCTGGGTCGCCGCCGAGTCGGGGCTGTTCCGCAGCATCGGCCGCGGCCAGCGCTTCGCCCCCGTCCAGGGATGGCCCGGCGGCCCGGCCTATTCGCTGGCCCTGGGCCCCCACGGCCTCTGGGTGGGCGGGGCCTCGGTCCTCCGGTACCGCGACGAGGACGCCGTCTGGCGGACCTACGCCGCCCCGGAAGGCGTCCCGGCCGAATCCGTGAAGGCCCTCCTGATGGGGCCCACCGGCACCCTCTGGGCCCGGACACCCAGCCAGCTGCGGGTGCTCCGCCCCGGCGCCGCCCGCCTCCTCCCGCCCTCCCGGAACCTGCCGCCCCTGGCCGTCAGCTTCTATGAGGAAACCCTCAGCTCGGACGGCCAGGGCGGCGTGTTCGTGCCGACGGCCAAGGGCCTGCTGATCTTCCAGGAATCGGGAATCTGGAAACGCCTGGATGAGACCCGGGGCCTGCCCTCGGGGTGGGCCAACCAGGCCCTGGTGGACCGGACGGGAAACCTCTGGGTGGCGAGCCTGGGCCTGCACCGGCTTCAGGGCGGAGGAACCTGGGAGAACTTCACGCGGCTGGACGGACTTCCCGCCGACAACACCTGGGGCCTGGTCCGCGATCGCGCCGGCGTGCTCTGGATCGGCACCAGCAACGGCCTCGCGCGCATGAGGCCCCGCGGACCTGGGCACCCGGCCCCTCTCGGGCCTGAGGCCTACGCCCCGGGCGCGGGACTCGTCCTCTATGTCCTCAAGGAAGCTCCCGACGGAGCCATCTGGGGCGCTGGGGAACATCCCTTCCTGGTGCGCGTCAGCCCGGACCGCTCGCGGCTGACGCGCATCCCCCTGCCCCCCTCTCCGGGCCTCGCGGTGCCCGTGGCCCTGGCCTTCGATCCGGCCGGATCCCTGTGGATCGGCACCTCGAACGACGGGCTCTGGCGGCTGACCGACCCCTCGGGACACGCCTCCTTCCAGCGCGCGGAGATTCCCGGCGCGGGCGACCTCGGGCAGATCACGGCCCTGCACCTGGATGCGCGGAGCCGCCTCTGGGTGGCCACGGGCCGCGGCCTGGCCTGCCTCGATCAAGGCCGCTGGCGCCTCTGGGGCCGGGACATCGGTCTGCGGAACGCCCCCCTGTGGGCCCTGGCACCGCTGTCGGACGGCACCGCCTGGATCGGCTACCTCGAGCCCATGGGCCTCACCCGGGTGGATCTCAAGGGCGAGGCCCCCCGCGTGATCGAGCAGAAGACGCGGCGGGACGGCCTCGCCAGCGACTCGGTGTACAGCCTGGCGGTGGATCCCTCCGATCACCTGTGGGTGGGCGGCCCCCGGGGCGTGCAGCGGCTCGATGAGCGGGGGGGGCGGCTCTTCCGTCGGGAAGACGGTCTGGCGGGCACGGACTGCAACCCCTTCGCCACCTGGGCGGACGCGGATGGCGGCGTCTGGTTCGGCTCCACGGCAGGCCTCCTCCATCACCACGATGCGGAGGGACCGCTCCCGGGGAGATGGCCCGCGGCGATCCTGGTTTCCATCACCCTGGGCTCCCGCCAATGGGACCGCCCGATGACCGGCGAGGGTACGCTCGGCACGGTCCCGTACGGAGAGCGCACGCTGTCGGCGCGGTTCAGCTCCCTGGCCTTCGAGCATGAGGGCCGGCTGCGGTTCCAGGGTCGCCTTGTGGGCCTGGAGGACACCTGGATCGACCTGCCGGGCCGGGAGCTCCGCTACCCCGCCCTGCCCCCGGGCACCTACCGCCTGGAGGTGCGCGCCCTGCTCGAGGACGGCGGTCCGGGGCCGGTGGCCTCCGCCGCCTTCCAGGTGCTGCCGCCCTGGTGGCTCCGCTGGTGGGCCTGGCTCATCTGGGGGGGACTCGCCCTCTCCCTGGGCGTGGCCGGCCTCGGCTGGCGCGTCCGCTGGCTCCGGCACCGCAACGAAGAACTGAAGGTCCTCGTCCACCAGCGGACCGAGGCGCTGGAACTGAGCAACCTCGCCCTCACCACCATCTCCACCACCGACCACCTCACGGGCCTGCGCAACCGCCGCTATCTCGCGGAAGAGCTCCCGTCCGTGCTGGCCCTCGCCCTGCGGACCCGGCGCGAACGCGCCGGGTCCGAGCCCGCCACCGACGCCTGCATCGTCTTCGCCATGCTGGACCTTGATCACTTCAAGCGCGTGAACGACACCTGGAGCCACGCCGCCGGCGACCTGGCGCTGAAGCAGGTGGCGGATGTCCTGAAGCACGAGGCCCGCGAATCCGATTTCCTCATCCGCTGGGGCGGCGAGGAGATCCTGTTCGTGGGGCACACCAGCGACCTCGAAGGCGCCGCGGCCGTGGTGTCCCGCCTGCACCAGGCCATCCGCAATCACCCCTTCGACCTGGGCCTTCCCACGCCGATATCCCTCACCTGCTCCATCGGGTACTCCCTCTTCCCCTTCCAGCCGGATCACCTGGAGGGCGCCTCCTGGGAAGACCAGGTGCGCGTGGCCGACCGCTGCCTCTACGCCGCCAAGCGCTCCGGCCGGGACGGCTGGGTGGGCGTGGCGGGGCGGCCCGGATCGGCGCCGGGTCTGGCCCAGCGCTTCGACCAGGCGCCCTCTCTCTGCGTCCAGGGCGGCACCGTCGATCTGCTCAGCGGCCCCTGGAAGGTGATGAGCCTTCACTGGGACTAG
- a CDS encoding malate dehydrogenase: protein MKPPVRVAVTGAAGQIGYSLLFRIASGAMLGEDQPVILQLLEITPALKALNGVVMELNDCAFPLLAGVVTSDDPMVAFKDADYALLVGALPRKAGMERADLLNANGGIFKPQGNALSEVASRNVKVLVVGNPANTNAFIALSNAPKLKPTQFHAMVRLDHNRAISQLAEKTGKPVTAIKKMTIWGNHSVTQFPDLYHATVDGKNAYELVNDHAWYETSYIPTVAKRGAAIIEARGLSSAASAANAAIAHMRSWALGTPEGDWTSMAFVSDGSYGVPEGLVYGFPVTVKNGQVEIVKGLEINAFSRAKMDATAKELDEERQAVKQLGLI from the coding sequence ATGAAGCCCCCCGTTCGCGTTGCCGTCACCGGCGCTGCCGGTCAGATCGGATACAGCCTGCTATTCCGCATCGCCAGCGGCGCGATGCTGGGCGAGGACCAGCCGGTCATCCTCCAGCTGCTGGAGATCACTCCGGCCCTGAAGGCGCTGAACGGTGTCGTCATGGAGCTCAATGACTGTGCCTTCCCGCTGCTGGCGGGCGTCGTCACCTCCGACGATCCCATGGTGGCCTTCAAGGATGCGGACTACGCCCTGCTGGTGGGCGCCCTGCCGCGCAAGGCCGGCATGGAGCGCGCCGACCTGCTGAACGCCAACGGCGGCATCTTCAAGCCCCAGGGCAACGCGCTGAGCGAAGTGGCCAGCCGCAATGTGAAGGTGCTGGTGGTGGGCAACCCCGCCAACACGAACGCCTTCATCGCGCTCTCCAACGCGCCCAAGCTCAAGCCCACCCAGTTCCACGCCATGGTGCGCCTGGACCACAACCGCGCCATCTCCCAGCTGGCCGAGAAGACCGGCAAGCCCGTCACCGCCATCAAGAAGATGACCATCTGGGGCAACCACAGCGTCACCCAGTTCCCCGATCTCTACCACGCCACCGTGGACGGCAAGAACGCCTACGAGCTGGTCAATGACCACGCCTGGTACGAGACCTCGTACATCCCCACCGTGGCCAAGCGCGGCGCGGCCATCATCGAGGCCCGCGGCCTCAGCAGCGCCGCCAGCGCGGCCAACGCCGCCATCGCGCACATGCGCTCCTGGGCGCTGGGCACCCCCGAGGGCGACTGGACCAGCATGGCCTTCGTCTCCGACGGCAGCTATGGCGTGCCCGAGGGCCTGGTCTACGGCTTCCCCGTCACCGTGAAGAACGGCCAGGTGGAGATCGTGAAGGGCCTGGAGATCAACGCCTTCAGCCGCGCCAAGATGGATGCCACCGCCAAGGAGCTCGACGAGGAGCGCCAGGCCGTGAAGCAGCTGGGCCTGATCTAG
- a CDS encoding MoaD/ThiS family protein produces MPRVTFTGNLQRHVPCPPCAVGGATVKESLEAAFALYPRARGYVLDEHGALRFHMAIFVDGEPISDRRGLGDPVSATGEIFVMQALSGG; encoded by the coding sequence ATGCCCCGCGTCACCTTCACCGGCAACCTCCAGCGCCATGTGCCGTGCCCGCCCTGTGCCGTGGGCGGCGCCACGGTGAAGGAGAGCCTGGAAGCGGCCTTCGCGCTCTACCCCAGGGCCCGCGGCTATGTGCTGGATGAGCACGGCGCCCTGCGGTTCCACATGGCGATCTTCGTGGATGGCGAGCCCATCTCCGACCGGAGGGGGCTGGGGGATCCCGTGTCCGCGACCGGCGAGATCTTCGTCATGCAGGCCCTTTCCGGAGGCTGA
- a CDS encoding WD40/YVTN/BNR-like repeat-containing protein yields the protein MSDQLLISTRKGLFSARRQGKGGWALEGVSFLGDNVSLTHQDPRDGAWYAALDHGHFGAKLHRSRDRGATWAEIGVPAYPAPPEGHVEKDFLGREIPWRLIRFWCLAPGLASQPGLLWAGTLPGGLFWSEDHGDTWQMVESLWNMPERRKWMGGGADAPGIHSICVDPRDGNRVAVAVSSGGVWITTDLGRTWTAHTKGMRADYAPPELVEAPESQDPHRMVQCPAAPDTYWVQHHNGIFRSTDNAMSWTEITEVKPSVFGFPVVVHPKDPDTAWFVPAIKDERRIPAEGRVVVNRTRDGGRTFETLHKGLPQAWAYDLVYRHALDLDASGERLAFGSTTGSVWISEDGGDSWLTLAEHLPPVHAVAFV from the coding sequence ATGTCCGACCAGCTGCTGATTTCGACGCGCAAGGGGCTCTTCTCCGCCCGGCGGCAGGGGAAGGGAGGCTGGGCCCTCGAGGGCGTGTCCTTCTTGGGCGACAATGTCTCGCTGACCCATCAGGACCCGCGGGATGGCGCCTGGTACGCGGCCCTGGACCATGGCCACTTCGGCGCGAAGCTGCACCGCTCCCGGGACCGCGGCGCCACCTGGGCCGAGATCGGCGTGCCCGCCTACCCCGCGCCGCCCGAGGGCCATGTCGAAAAGGATTTCCTGGGCCGGGAGATCCCCTGGCGCCTCATCCGCTTCTGGTGCCTGGCCCCGGGCCTCGCCTCGCAACCAGGCCTGCTCTGGGCGGGCACGCTGCCCGGCGGGCTCTTCTGGAGCGAGGACCACGGCGACACCTGGCAGATGGTGGAATCCCTCTGGAACATGCCCGAGCGCCGGAAGTGGATGGGCGGCGGCGCCGATGCCCCTGGGATCCACTCCATCTGCGTGGATCCCAGGGACGGCAACCGCGTGGCGGTGGCCGTCTCCAGCGGAGGGGTGTGGATCACCACCGATCTGGGTCGGACCTGGACGGCCCACACCAAGGGCATGCGCGCCGACTACGCACCTCCTGAGCTGGTGGAGGCCCCCGAATCCCAGGATCCCCATCGCATGGTGCAGTGCCCCGCGGCCCCGGACACCTACTGGGTGCAGCACCACAACGGCATCTTCCGCAGCACCGACAACGCCATGAGCTGGACGGAGATCACGGAGGTGAAGCCCTCGGTCTTCGGCTTCCCCGTGGTGGTGCATCCGAAGGACCCGGACACGGCCTGGTTCGTGCCCGCCATCAAGGACGAGCGGCGCATTCCCGCCGAGGGGCGCGTGGTGGTGAACCGCACCCGCGACGGCGGCCGCACCTTCGAGACCCTGCACAAGGGCCTGCCGCAGGCCTGGGCCTACGATCTGGTCTATCGCCACGCCCTGGATCTCGACGCCAGCGGCGAGCGCCTGGCCTTCGGCTCCACCACCGGGTCGGTGTGGATCAGCGAGGATGGCGGCGACAGCTGGCTCACCCTCGCCGAGCACCTGCCGCCCGTGCATGCGGTGGCCTTCGTGTAG
- the nudC gene encoding NAD(+) diphosphatase: MSEVRIIFQGDRLWLPSGSALPEVEAEFSLRLPEGHLALKVAGEQAVPEGVEALSLREAFPRMDLEAWVRAGRAYQWLEWAAGHRFCGRCATALEPGEGHGRRCPACGLAVFPSNATAIIVLISRGEGRNRELALARSPHFKPGVYSAIAGFTEPGESLEQAVHREVAEELGIRVQGLKYFGSQPWPFPNGLMVAFLAEHLAGELRPDPTELEDARWFRLDALPPLPGPLSIARWMLDAAVAEAGLETGA; the protein is encoded by the coding sequence GTGAGCGAGGTGCGCATCATCTTCCAGGGGGACCGGCTGTGGCTTCCCTCGGGATCAGCCCTCCCCGAGGTCGAGGCCGAGTTCAGCCTGCGGCTGCCCGAGGGGCATCTGGCCCTGAAGGTGGCCGGAGAGCAGGCCGTGCCCGAAGGGGTGGAGGCCCTGAGCCTTCGGGAGGCCTTCCCCCGGATGGATCTCGAGGCCTGGGTCCGCGCCGGCCGCGCCTACCAGTGGCTGGAGTGGGCGGCGGGCCACCGCTTCTGCGGCCGCTGCGCCACGGCCCTGGAGCCCGGCGAAGGCCACGGCCGGCGCTGCCCGGCCTGCGGCCTGGCGGTCTTCCCCTCGAACGCCACGGCCATCATCGTGCTCATCTCCCGCGGGGAAGGCCGGAATCGGGAGCTGGCCCTGGCGCGGTCGCCCCACTTCAAGCCCGGCGTGTACAGCGCCATCGCGGGCTTCACGGAACCCGGAGAATCCCTGGAGCAGGCCGTGCACCGGGAGGTGGCCGAGGAACTGGGCATCCGCGTCCAGGGCTTGAAATACTTCGGCAGCCAGCCCTGGCCCTTTCCCAACGGGCTCATGGTGGCCTTCCTGGCCGAGCACCTTGCAGGCGAGCTGCGGCCCGATCCCACCGAGCTGGAGGACGCCCGCTGGTTCCGTCTGGATGCCCTGCCGCCGCTGCCCGGCCCGCTGAGCATCGCGCGGTGGATGCTGGACGCGGCCGTGGCTGAAGCGGGGCTTGAAACCGGGGCCTGA